In the Lujinxingia litoralis genome, one interval contains:
- the gap gene encoding type I glyceraldehyde-3-phosphate dehydrogenase — MATKIAINGFGRIGRCVGRIALADPNVELVAVNDLTSPEQLAVLFKYDSVHGTYPGKVEAVEGGILIDGKLLKVSALRDPAELPWGELGVDMVVESTGVFRKREQAARHLEAGAKRVLISAPGKGVDLSMCMGVNQDDFKPEMKIVDVASCTTNCLAPVAKVLDDVFGIEKGLMTTVHSYTNDQVILDTPHPSDFRRARAAAVNMIPTTTGAAIAVTKVLPQLTGKLDGMAIRVPTANVSCIDLTVRLNKKASVESVNQAFREAAEGPLKGILGYCDEPLVSSDYVGNSNSSTVDALSTMALGDDFIKVVSWYDNEWGFSNRMIDVAKFIAGKI; from the coding sequence ATGGCTACCAAAATTGCGATTAACGGGTTTGGACGTATTGGACGTTGCGTGGGACGTATTGCGCTGGCCGACCCGAATGTGGAGCTTGTGGCGGTCAACGACCTGACCAGCCCGGAGCAGCTCGCGGTGCTCTTTAAATACGACTCGGTGCATGGCACCTACCCGGGCAAGGTCGAAGCGGTCGAAGGGGGCATCCTCATTGACGGCAAGCTGCTCAAGGTCAGCGCGCTGCGCGACCCGGCGGAGCTCCCCTGGGGCGAGTTGGGCGTGGATATGGTGGTGGAGAGCACCGGGGTGTTCCGCAAGCGCGAACAGGCCGCGCGGCATCTGGAGGCCGGCGCCAAACGCGTGCTGATCTCGGCGCCGGGCAAAGGCGTGGACCTGTCGATGTGCATGGGCGTGAACCAGGACGACTTTAAGCCCGAGATGAAGATTGTGGACGTGGCCAGTTGCACCACCAACTGCCTGGCCCCGGTCGCCAAGGTTCTGGACGATGTGTTTGGCATCGAAAAGGGGCTGATGACCACGGTGCACAGCTACACCAACGACCAGGTGATTCTGGACACCCCGCACCCCTCGGACTTCCGTCGGGCGCGTGCGGCGGCGGTCAACATGATTCCGACGACCACCGGCGCGGCGATCGCAGTGACCAAAGTTCTGCCGCAGCTCACGGGCAAGCTCGACGGCATGGCCATTCGCGTGCCTACGGCCAACGTCTCCTGCATCGACCTGACGGTGCGCCTGAACAAGAAGGCGTCGGTGGAGTCGGTCAATCAGGCGTTCCGTGAGGCCGCCGAAGGTCCGCTTAAGGGGATCCTGGGATACTGCGATGAGCCGCTGGTCTCGTCGGATTACGTCGGCAACAGCAACTCCTCCACGGTAGATGCCCTCTCGACGATGGCCCTGGGAGATGACTTCATCAAGGTGGTCTCCTGGTACGATAACGAGTGGGGATTCTCCAACCGCATGATCGATGTGGCGAAGTTTATCGCCGGCAAGATCTGA